One genomic region from Epinephelus moara isolate mb chromosome 8, YSFRI_EMoa_1.0, whole genome shotgun sequence encodes:
- the qng1 gene encoding queuosine salvage protein: MEPPLCPRESGQFIAERSKDVFVEEEGVQKVAEMLYNLRHSDDLTASGWKKANPLAPEPTSDQALNWVFVVDTMNFSFWPEKETQQCEVTYKGTTYTGYMTLCAAITRAMEEGIPITDPKYFSQMSVEELGHVLRSDNETPMPMLKERHQVLTEGGRVLQEHGGSFRSFISQAGSDARKMVERIVEKIPSYRDEATYEGKRVSFYKRAQILVADFWGVMEARGEGDIIGMDWLTMFADYRVPQGLVYLGALRYSEALMQALRNGELLSSGDRREVEIRGCSIWSVELIKDRLCKLVQERDGQTCNVNSAIIDFYLWPYAKQHHKEMAHIPIHHTRCIYY; this comes from the exons ATGGAGCCACCTTTGTGTCCTCGTGAGTCTGGGCAGTTCATTGCAGAGCGCAGTAAGGATGTGTTTGTGGAGGAAGAAGGAGTGCAGAAGGTGGCGGAAATGCTCTACAACCTCCGACACAGTGACGATCTGACAGCAAGTGGCTGGAAGAAGGCGAATCCATTGGCTCCAGAGCCCACCTCTGAC CAGGCCTTGAACTGGGTGTTTGTGGTCGACACCATGAACTTCTCCTTTTGGCCCGAGAAAGAAACTCAACAGTGTGAGGTGACCTATAAAGGGACCACGTACACAGGCTACATGACCCTGTGTGCTGCCATCACCAGGGCCATGGAGGAAG GTATACCTATCACTGATCCCAAGTACTTCTCTCAGATGAGTGTGGAGGAGTTGGGACACGTCCTTCGATCAGACAATGAAACACCCATGCCCATGCTTAAGGAGCGCCACCAG GTGCTGACTGAAGGCGGCCGCGTGCTACAGGAACACGGCGGAAGCTTCCGGAGTTTTATCAGCCAAGCCGGGAGCGATGCCCGGAAGATGGTGGAACGTATCGTGGAGAAGATCCCTTCCTACAGGGACGAAGCTACATATGAG GGTAAGAGAGTCTCCTTCTACAAGCGAGCCCAGATCCTGGTGGCAGATTTCTGGGGCGTCATGGAGgccagaggagagggagacatcATTGGCATGGACTGGCTCACCATGTTTGCAGACTATAGGGTCCCTCAGGGTCTCGTGTACCTCGGAGCGCTACGATACTCTGAAGCACTAATGCAGGCGCTGAGAAATG GCGAGCTGCTGAGTTCAGGGGACAGGAGGGAGGTCGAGATCCGAGGTTGTTCGATTTGGTCTGTGGAGCTGATCAAAGACCGTCTGTGCAAGCTAGTGCAGGAGAGAGACGGACAGACCTGCAATGTCAACTCAGCGATCATCGACTTTTACCTTTGGCCTTACGCCAAGCAGCACCATAAAGAGATGGCCCACATTCCTATACACCACACACGCTGTATTTACTACTGA
- the hnrnpk gene encoding heterogeneous nuclear ribonucleoprotein K isoform X2: protein METEIEQQEDASFSNTETNGKRPAEDADEQKSFKRSRNSDEMVELRILLQSKNAGAVIGKGGKNIKALRTDYNASVSVPDSSGPERILSISADIETVGEILLKIIPTLEEYQQYNGMDFDCELRLLIHQSLAGSIIGVKGAKIKELRENTKTSIKLFQECCPQSTDRVVLVGGKTERVVECIKTMLELIAEAPIKGRAQPYDPNFYDETYEYGGFTVMFEERGGGRRPMGGFSMRGGGRSSGGDRGFDRMPSSRGGRGPMPPSRRDYDEMSPRRGPPPHPSRVSRGSGRGRNMPMGHPHRAGDRRGRPDRYNDNMSGGGYDNSSSWDSYQSGGRGSYSDMGGPVITTQVTIPKDLAGSIIGKGGQRIKQIRNESGASIKIDEPLEGSEDRIITIIGTQDQIQNAQYLLQNSVKQYSGHLL, encoded by the exons ATGGAGACAGAAATTGAACAGCAAGAAGATGCTTCATTcagcaacacagagacaaacg GTAAGCGCCCTGCTGAGGATGCAGATGAGCAGAAATCATTCAAGCGCTCCAGGAACTCGGACGAGATGGTTGAGCTTCGCATCCTCCTGCAGAGCAAA AATGCAGGAGCTGTAATTGGGAAGGGCGGCAAGAACATCAAAGCCCTTCGTACAGAC TACAATGCCAGTGTGTCAGTCCCAGACAGCAGTGGGCCTGAGCG CATCCTGAGCATCAGTGCCGACATCGAGACAGTTGGAGAAATCCTGCTGAAGATTATCCCAACACTGGAAGAG TACCAGCAGTACAATGGCATGGATTTTGACTGTGAGCTGCGTCTGCTGATCCACCAGAGCCTTGCTGGCTCGATCATCGGAGTGAAGGGAGCCAAGATCAAGGAGCTCCGAGAG AACACAAAGACCAGCATCAAGCTGTTTCAGGAGTGTTGTCCTCAGTCGACAGACCGGGTGGTGCTGGTCGGCGGTAAAACAGAGAGGGTGGTCGAGTGTATCAAGACTATGCTGGAGCTCATCGCTGAA GCTCCCATAAAGGGCCGTGCTCAGCCCTATGACCCTAACTTCTATGACGAAACATATGAATATGGTGGTTTCACCGTGATGTTTGAAGAAAGGGGAGGTGGTCGCAGGCCAATGGGAGGCTTCTCCATGCGTGGAGGGGGCAGGTCCAGCGGTGGAGATCGCGGGTTCGACCGAATGCCCTCCAGCAGAGGGGGACGGGGACCCATGCCTCCCTCTCGCCGGGATTACGATGAGATGAGCCCCCGTCGAGGACCTCCACCCCACCCAAGCAGGGTCAGCAGGGGGAGTGGCCGTGGACGCAACATGCCCATGGGACACCCGCACAGAGCAGG TGACAGAAGAGGCAGACCGGATCGCTATAACGATAACATG aGCGGAGGAGGATATG ACAACAGTTCCTCCTGGGATAGCTACCAGTCAG GTGGACGTGGCTCCTACAGTGACATGGGCGGCCCTGTCATCACCACGCAAGTGACGATCCCTAAAGAT CTGGCTGGCTCTATCATTGGTAAGGGAGGCCAGCGGATCAAACAGATCCGCAATGAGTCAGGAGCCTCCATCAAGATCGATGAGCCTCTGGAAGGTTCTGAGGACCGAATAATCACCATTATTGGCACCCAGGATCAGATCCAGAATGCCCAGTACCTTCTACAGAACAG tgtgaagCAGTACTCTGGTCATTTGCTGTAG
- the hnrnpk gene encoding heterogeneous nuclear ribonucleoprotein K isoform X1: METEIEQQEDASFSNTETNGKRPAEDADEQKSFKRSRNSDEMVELRILLQSKNAGAVIGKGGKNIKALRTDYNASVSVPDSSGPERILSISADIETVGEILLKIIPTLEEYQQYNGMDFDCELRLLIHQSLAGSIIGVKGAKIKELRENTKTSIKLFQECCPQSTDRVVLVGGKTERVVECIKTMLELIAEAPIKGRAQPYDPNFYDETYEYGGFTVMFEERGGGRRPMGGFSMRGGGRSSGGDRGFDRMPSSRGGRGPMPPSRRDYDEMSPRRGPPPHPSRVSRGSGRGRNMPMGHPHRAGDDRYYDSYRGSDERSNDRRGRPDRYNDNMSGGGYDNSSSWDSYQSGGRGSYSDMGGPVITTQVTIPKDLAGSIIGKGGQRIKQIRNESGASIKIDEPLEGSEDRIITIIGTQDQIQNAQYLLQNSVKQYSGHLL; this comes from the exons ATGGAGACAGAAATTGAACAGCAAGAAGATGCTTCATTcagcaacacagagacaaacg GTAAGCGCCCTGCTGAGGATGCAGATGAGCAGAAATCATTCAAGCGCTCCAGGAACTCGGACGAGATGGTTGAGCTTCGCATCCTCCTGCAGAGCAAA AATGCAGGAGCTGTAATTGGGAAGGGCGGCAAGAACATCAAAGCCCTTCGTACAGAC TACAATGCCAGTGTGTCAGTCCCAGACAGCAGTGGGCCTGAGCG CATCCTGAGCATCAGTGCCGACATCGAGACAGTTGGAGAAATCCTGCTGAAGATTATCCCAACACTGGAAGAG TACCAGCAGTACAATGGCATGGATTTTGACTGTGAGCTGCGTCTGCTGATCCACCAGAGCCTTGCTGGCTCGATCATCGGAGTGAAGGGAGCCAAGATCAAGGAGCTCCGAGAG AACACAAAGACCAGCATCAAGCTGTTTCAGGAGTGTTGTCCTCAGTCGACAGACCGGGTGGTGCTGGTCGGCGGTAAAACAGAGAGGGTGGTCGAGTGTATCAAGACTATGCTGGAGCTCATCGCTGAA GCTCCCATAAAGGGCCGTGCTCAGCCCTATGACCCTAACTTCTATGACGAAACATATGAATATGGTGGTTTCACCGTGATGTTTGAAGAAAGGGGAGGTGGTCGCAGGCCAATGGGAGGCTTCTCCATGCGTGGAGGGGGCAGGTCCAGCGGTGGAGATCGCGGGTTCGACCGAATGCCCTCCAGCAGAGGGGGACGGGGACCCATGCCTCCCTCTCGCCGGGATTACGATGAGATGAGCCCCCGTCGAGGACCTCCACCCCACCCAAGCAGGGTCAGCAGGGGGAGTGGCCGTGGACGCAACATGCCCATGGGACACCCGCACAGAGCAGG AGATGATCGTTACTATGACTCGTACCGTGGCTCAGACGAAAGGTCAAA TGACAGAAGAGGCAGACCGGATCGCTATAACGATAACATG aGCGGAGGAGGATATG ACAACAGTTCCTCCTGGGATAGCTACCAGTCAG GTGGACGTGGCTCCTACAGTGACATGGGCGGCCCTGTCATCACCACGCAAGTGACGATCCCTAAAGAT CTGGCTGGCTCTATCATTGGTAAGGGAGGCCAGCGGATCAAACAGATCCGCAATGAGTCAGGAGCCTCCATCAAGATCGATGAGCCTCTGGAAGGTTCTGAGGACCGAATAATCACCATTATTGGCACCCAGGATCAGATCCAGAATGCCCAGTACCTTCTACAGAACAG tgtgaagCAGTACTCTGGTCATTTGCTGTAG